The following proteins come from a genomic window of Methanocella conradii HZ254:
- a CDS encoding TrmB family transcriptional regulator, producing the protein MLLDEKVINTLQKMGLTYYGSKAYAALVAIGPSSPGEVAREAEVPRSKIYEVLKRLEEEGWVSVERGRPMKYKPRRPKDAIDERKAILYSDIEYAASELSSIYDRQMDKESPRVWLIRGMDNISSRMVDMMDRARHDILLLGALYSPGEIGRIRKEMERARKRGVRVRIITRPRIALKEGELDLLGALSGAASEIRLYKTPFIKFVVIDGREILIMFSKVTDDVPDVENAIAMWTPNHEVASLMQSNFNLMWEVASIRPQS; encoded by the coding sequence ATGCTTCTGGATGAGAAGGTCATTAATACTTTGCAAAAGATGGGGCTAACGTACTATGGCTCCAAAGCATATGCGGCACTCGTGGCCATAGGGCCATCGTCTCCGGGAGAGGTAGCCCGGGAGGCCGAGGTGCCAAGGTCTAAGATTTATGAGGTGCTTAAGAGGCTGGAAGAGGAGGGCTGGGTAAGCGTAGAGAGGGGCCGGCCCATGAAGTATAAGCCCAGGCGGCCAAAGGACGCCATCGATGAGCGCAAGGCCATCCTTTACTCAGATATTGAATATGCGGCTTCGGAGCTTTCTTCCATTTATGACAGGCAGATGGACAAGGAGTCACCCAGGGTGTGGCTCATCCGTGGCATGGATAACATTTCATCTCGCATGGTAGACATGATGGATAGGGCGAGACATGATATATTATTGCTGGGGGCGCTCTATTCGCCAGGAGAGATTGGCCGCATAAGGAAGGAAATGGAGAGGGCGCGTAAGAGGGGCGTAAGGGTCCGCATCATCACCCGTCCGAGGATAGCGCTTAAAGAGGGCGAGCTCGACCTGCTGGGCGCATTATCAGGCGCAGCCTCCGAAATCAGGCTTTATAAGACGCCTTTCATCAAGTTCGTGGTCATCGATGGCCGCGAGATACTAATAATGTTCTCGAAGGTGACGGATGACGTGCCCGACGTCGAGAATGCCATAGCCATGTGGACGCCCAACCACGAGGTCGCCTCCCTTATGCAGAGCAACTTCAACCTGATGTGGGAAGTAGCCTCCATAAGGCCTCAAAGTTAG
- a CDS encoding methanogenesis marker 15 protein yields the protein MRRIRIAHLSCGSEYSGVEKEVEEAADQVNAQIVYPEVDIGGIKEAADGFGLQVASPDLRLMIARAKSIAAGDTKADAAFITTCFRCAEGAIVRNAVRNYIQQHAHIPVISYSFTERTTHETLLTRLEALSTTALRRSLLAREEQVGLTAGIDSGSSTTKAVVMRDNEIIGTGWVKTTDVIKSAEDAFSKALEMAGVKKEDLQGLGTTGYGRFLIGKHYSADLVQEELTVNSKGAVYLAGKQKGPATVIDIGGMDNKAISVMDGIPGSFTMGGICAGASGRFLEQSANRLGVDIADLGKLALKGNHKNVVMNSYCIVFGTQSLVNSLSMGKSREDVAAAACYSVAEQVFEQQLQEIEVRMPVIMVGGTSLNIGLVKAMSDLLKVDVVVPPYSQYIGAVGAALLVSGLREDSKR from the coding sequence ATGAGGCGGATAAGGATAGCGCACCTCTCATGTGGCTCGGAGTATAGTGGAGTTGAGAAGGAGGTGGAGGAGGCCGCTGACCAGGTCAACGCGCAAATCGTTTACCCGGAGGTGGATATTGGCGGAATAAAGGAGGCCGCTGATGGGTTCGGCCTGCAGGTGGCCAGCCCTGACCTGCGATTGATGATAGCGAGGGCGAAGAGCATAGCGGCCGGGGACACTAAAGCAGATGCAGCGTTCATCACGACATGCTTCCGCTGCGCTGAGGGCGCCATCGTCAGGAATGCAGTGCGTAACTACATCCAGCAGCATGCCCACATACCTGTCATCAGCTACTCTTTTACTGAGCGCACGACCCATGAGACATTGCTCACGAGGCTGGAGGCCCTATCCACCACGGCGCTGAGGAGGAGCCTGCTAGCCAGAGAGGAGCAGGTCGGGCTTACCGCGGGCATAGACTCCGGGTCAAGCACCACCAAGGCCGTGGTAATGCGCGACAACGAGATAATCGGCACAGGGTGGGTGAAGACCACAGACGTGATAAAGAGCGCCGAAGACGCCTTCAGCAAAGCTCTTGAGATGGCCGGCGTAAAGAAGGAGGACCTTCAGGGCCTCGGTACCACGGGCTATGGCCGTTTCCTCATCGGAAAGCACTATAGCGCCGACCTCGTACAGGAAGAATTAACAGTAAACTCAAAAGGCGCGGTCTACCTTGCGGGGAAACAAAAAGGCCCGGCCACGGTCATAGACATAGGCGGCATGGATAACAAGGCCATCTCCGTCATGGACGGCATCCCTGGCAGCTTCACAATGGGCGGCATCTGCGCAGGCGCATCGGGCAGGTTCCTGGAGCAGTCGGCCAACAGGCTGGGCGTGGACATAGCGGACCTGGGCAAGCTGGCATTAAAGGGCAACCACAAGAACGTGGTCATGAATAGCTATTGCATCGTGTTCGGCACCCAAAGCCTGGTTAACTCGCTCTCGATGGGCAAGTCGCGGGAAGACGTCGCAGCCGCCGCCTGCTATAGCGTCGCAGAGCAGGTCTTCGAGCAGCAGCTACAGGAGATAGAGGTCAGGATGCCCGTTATCATGGTGGGCGGCACGTCGCTGAACATCGGCCTGGTGAAGGCAATGAGCGACCTGCTGAAAGTCGACGTTGTCGTGCCCCCATACTCTCAATACATTGGCGCGGTCGGCGCCGCGTTGCTAGTGTCCGGGCTCAGGGAGGACTCGAAGAGATGA
- a CDS encoding methanogenesis marker 6 protein — MPEDIITKMVVIAESELPSDIAISAYKVSSDVTIKETCYGLMVTGKREEVDKVVNEVRKLNPTKIFVKERGFPPGDERRCRANRGGGPRPGFHQLKNEIDLLPDISKGLVLVERGSKPVALPEEKNLPVDIFKKIIEEEAAKIKGE, encoded by the coding sequence ATGCCCGAAGACATTATCACCAAGATGGTAGTCATTGCCGAAAGCGAGCTTCCTTCTGACATAGCGATCAGCGCCTATAAGGTTTCGAGCGACGTCACGATAAAGGAGACGTGCTACGGCCTGATGGTCACCGGAAAGCGAGAAGAGGTGGACAAGGTGGTCAACGAGGTCAGGAAGCTTAACCCTACGAAGATATTCGTGAAGGAGCGAGGTTTCCCCCCTGGCGATGAAAGGCGCTGTAGGGCGAATAGGGGTGGAGGCCCCAGGCCGGGGTTCCACCAGCTAAAGAACGAGATAGATCTCCTGCCCGATATAAGTAAGGGGCTCGTGCTCGTGGAGAGGGGCAGCAAGCCTGTCGCCCTTCCAGAGGAAAAAAACCTGCCAGTGGACATATTTAAGAAGATCATCGAAGAGGAAGCCGCAAAAATAAAAGGAGAATAA
- a CDS encoding HAD family hydrolase — protein MKAAIVFDSAGTLLKVYRVARDVSTKKIIENVVSTNMVTKGRGCALIALQADSVDFLEAADPSMSISEYMACSNLGFDIICGGLKCTHERIGDAIKKDRTASMGDLKQAIEAVKLKCKDIYYLNIGLVVDVPNGAIPYVLATGGRVFPGVHGMLKRLMDAGIDVYIASGDNRKSLTSLARELGVPESNVFDAVSPEGKKEVVMSLKERYDRVLMVGDGVNDYLALQAADLGILSLQQEDMKPDILFKASDVIVDDILEVEGVVRESLHKSKK, from the coding sequence ATGAAGGCGGCTATCGTATTCGACAGCGCGGGGACTCTTCTAAAGGTCTACCGTGTGGCAAGAGACGTCTCGACGAAAAAGATCATCGAGAACGTGGTCTCGACAAACATGGTCACAAAAGGCCGGGGATGCGCACTCATAGCGCTGCAGGCCGACTCCGTCGATTTCCTGGAAGCCGCCGATCCCTCGATGAGCATTTCAGAATACATGGCCTGCTCAAACCTCGGATTTGACATAATCTGCGGGGGTCTCAAATGCACCCACGAGAGGATAGGCGATGCCATAAAAAAGGACAGGACGGCATCCATGGGAGACCTGAAGCAGGCGATAGAGGCGGTTAAGCTTAAGTGCAAGGATATATATTACCTTAATATAGGCCTTGTCGTGGACGTGCCCAATGGCGCCATCCCGTACGTGCTGGCTACCGGTGGAAGGGTGTTCCCGGGCGTTCACGGAATGCTTAAAAGGCTCATGGATGCGGGGATAGACGTCTACATAGCGTCCGGGGATAACCGGAAGTCGCTCACCTCCCTGGCCCGGGAGCTGGGCGTCCCGGAGTCGAACGTGTTCGACGCGGTATCGCCTGAGGGGAAAAAGGAGGTCGTAATGTCCCTTAAAGAGCGATATGACCGCGTTCTCATGGTGGGCGATGGGGTGAACGATTACCTGGCGCTCCAGGCGGCCGACCTGGGGATTTTGTCCTTACAGCAGGAGGACATGAAGCCGGACATACTGTTCAAGGCGAGCGACGTTATCGTGGACGACATCCTCGAAGTCGAGGGCGTCGTTAGGGAAAGTTTACATAAGAGTAAAAAATAA
- the mmp3 gene encoding methyl-coenzyme M reductase-associated protein Mmp3 yields the protein MSGRVRALDNSSRPITVQINEKKVTLPYGSAISDALAAAGYQHQPDTVIGIVSGREEKRREVATEFRVLTSKGEFKIELAAEAAKRIWIENYGRLVGCKARWTTAQAIAFGPIPSGIEVGKGEHEYARWEVSFGTGGYDARNTYLILSKASHSSDYGVKGGGVLGRVVSGRNVLASLGDDDVITGIEPVIRLESFASKIVTTDTSTKLEDGMEIYSQAEVELLPKAKDGAEHFYAAVKNGFFKVDFVTSSFISTDTMLGELCPYENLAARSEGTISVRTSGKGRGRIYISKQDMTSNVYHSIVGRVIHGMELVKMVSPGQKIAIKTIPKRLSMMGYGFEEAGNILDAAGVKYEKAGYQGKDAVIVDQSPRTTMEIISSGNVKLTGVPQSNLIEIHLYDDLAPNTSDYFRKASGLKEHRVGALPVFFKYEETMLFKGKPVATGSLIPENKPKEGSIVKGGDIALTNMASKHEGMIGVRFSDNDKFGPTGEKYAATNIVGRVINVEKLKKLKEKDMVYFKEV from the coding sequence TTGAGCGGTAGAGTGAGGGCTTTGGATAACTCAAGCAGGCCGATAACGGTCCAAATAAACGAGAAAAAGGTCACGCTGCCCTACGGGTCGGCCATCTCTGACGCGCTGGCCGCCGCGGGCTACCAGCACCAGCCGGACACTGTTATAGGAATAGTGTCCGGCAGGGAGGAGAAGCGGAGGGAAGTGGCCACCGAGTTTCGGGTCCTAACCTCTAAGGGAGAATTTAAGATAGAGCTTGCAGCGGAGGCGGCAAAGCGCATATGGATAGAAAATTATGGCCGCCTCGTGGGCTGTAAGGCAAGGTGGACGACGGCGCAGGCAATAGCGTTTGGCCCCATCCCGTCCGGCATAGAGGTGGGAAAAGGTGAGCACGAGTACGCCCGCTGGGAGGTGAGCTTTGGCACCGGAGGCTACGATGCCAGGAACACTTATCTTATCCTATCAAAGGCTAGCCACTCATCGGACTATGGCGTAAAGGGTGGTGGCGTGCTGGGCAGGGTGGTGTCGGGGCGCAACGTGCTTGCGAGCCTGGGCGACGACGACGTGATAACTGGCATAGAGCCGGTTATAAGGCTAGAGTCTTTTGCCAGCAAGATAGTGACCACCGATACCTCTACTAAGCTAGAGGATGGGATGGAGATATACTCGCAGGCCGAGGTGGAGCTCCTGCCGAAGGCCAAGGATGGCGCGGAGCACTTCTACGCGGCCGTCAAGAACGGCTTCTTTAAGGTCGACTTCGTGACCAGCTCCTTCATTTCCACGGATACGATGCTGGGCGAGCTCTGCCCATATGAGAACCTGGCCGCCCGGAGCGAAGGGACGATAAGCGTGAGGACGAGCGGCAAAGGAAGGGGACGCATCTACATATCAAAGCAGGACATGACATCTAACGTTTATCACTCAATCGTGGGAAGGGTCATTCATGGAATGGAGCTAGTAAAGATGGTTTCGCCCGGCCAGAAAATAGCCATAAAGACCATCCCGAAGCGGCTGAGCATGATGGGCTACGGGTTCGAGGAGGCGGGCAATATTCTGGACGCTGCGGGCGTGAAGTATGAAAAGGCGGGCTACCAGGGCAAGGACGCCGTGATAGTCGACCAGTCCCCGAGGACGACCATGGAGATAATATCCTCTGGCAATGTCAAGCTAACAGGAGTCCCGCAGAGCAACCTCATCGAGATTCACCTATACGATGACCTTGCGCCGAACACGAGCGACTACTTCAGGAAGGCCTCCGGCCTTAAGGAGCACCGGGTAGGCGCGCTTCCCGTCTTCTTCAAGTATGAGGAGACCATGCTGTTCAAGGGTAAGCCCGTGGCCACGGGCAGCCTCATACCTGAGAATAAGCCCAAGGAAGGCTCCATCGTGAAGGGCGGCGACATCGCCCTCACGAACATGGCATCGAAGCATGAGGGCATGATTGGCGTCAGGTTCAGCGATAACGACAAGTTCGGGCCCACGGGCGAGAAGTATGCGGCAACTAACATTGTGGGCCGCGTGATTAACGTCGAGAAGCTTAAAAAGCTGAAGGAAAAGGACATGGTCTATTTCAAGGAGGTGTGA
- a CDS encoding cation transporter has translation MEAKEQKKVVLMLENLSCPDCAMKIGAALKHSKGVFDAEVLYTTSKVRVVYDPKLTKAENFVKIIEDIGYGVKEIKHLS, from the coding sequence ATGGAAGCGAAAGAACAGAAAAAAGTCGTACTAATGCTGGAGAACCTGAGCTGTCCGGATTGCGCCATGAAGATAGGGGCTGCATTAAAGCATAGCAAGGGCGTATTTGATGCGGAAGTGCTATACACCACGAGCAAGGTAAGAGTCGTCTATGACCCTAAGCTCACGAAGGCCGAGAATTTCGTCAAGATCATCGAGGATATAGGCTACGGCGTTAAGGAGATCAAGCATTTAAGCTAA
- a CDS encoding heavy metal translocating P-type ATPase — protein MAFDFKKLYRRNLKLIITVASGALIVLAYASGELRHANLSSALWVLAAIVGGFDIARSAVAQLRYKVLGIQALVSIAAAGAILIGEYWEAAVVVFLFTFGGYLEALTIDKTRSSLRALMSLTPTVASVRRGDDIVAVAPEEVKPGEIVVIKAGEKIPVDGVVVKGEAQVNQASITGESVPVGKSPGDHVFSGTINEVGFIEARTERSGEDTTLARIIALVEEAQEQRAPTQQLIERFSRYYTPAIIALSVIVFIASGDPLISLTLLVISCPGALVISTPIAVVSGIGNAAGHGILIKGGAHLERAGRISIVALDKTGTLTRGELEVVKVKAFDGSPEDAIFKAAVAEKMSEHHLGRAILKKVKKGVVVPDPSDFKVLPGKGVMATYEGRKLVVGNRRLLSESVFSLSEEHEAYVRDEEESGNTAIFLIEDGRLLAVISLADAIREEAWGLVARLKKAGIKKVVMLTGDNERTARAIAEKLGIDEYHASLLPEDKVEAIKQLKKEGIVAMVGDGINDAPAMAAADIGIAMGAAGTDVAIEAADIALMADDLNRIGYAIGLSRKTLGIIMENTAFSILVVLLLVAGVLFKSVVLASGMFIHEASIFIVIINGMRLLRYGEVKLNDVKSSGTAAIHRFYYQ, from the coding sequence ATGGCCTTCGATTTTAAAAAGCTTTACCGCCGGAACCTGAAGCTTATCATAACGGTGGCTTCTGGCGCCCTAATCGTGCTGGCTTACGCGTCGGGCGAATTGAGGCATGCCAATCTGAGCAGCGCGCTCTGGGTTCTGGCGGCCATCGTGGGCGGATTTGACATAGCGAGGAGCGCCGTAGCGCAGCTTCGCTATAAGGTGCTGGGAATCCAGGCGCTGGTTAGCATCGCCGCTGCTGGAGCCATCCTGATAGGGGAGTACTGGGAGGCCGCTGTAGTAGTATTTCTCTTCACTTTTGGTGGATACCTGGAGGCGCTAACCATTGATAAGACGAGGAGCTCTCTCCGTGCCTTGATGAGCCTGACGCCTACCGTCGCATCCGTGAGGAGAGGTGACGATATCGTGGCCGTGGCACCGGAAGAAGTGAAGCCGGGCGAGATAGTCGTGATAAAGGCAGGAGAAAAGATACCTGTGGACGGCGTGGTCGTTAAAGGCGAAGCGCAGGTCAACCAGGCCTCCATCACGGGAGAGTCTGTGCCAGTAGGAAAAAGCCCGGGAGACCATGTTTTCAGCGGCACCATAAACGAGGTCGGCTTCATTGAGGCCCGGACCGAGCGGAGCGGGGAGGATACCACTTTAGCGCGAATAATCGCCCTTGTGGAGGAGGCACAGGAGCAGCGCGCCCCCACGCAGCAGCTTATCGAGCGCTTTTCCAGGTACTATACGCCTGCCATCATCGCCCTATCAGTCATAGTGTTCATCGCTAGTGGGGACCCATTGATATCCTTAACCCTGCTGGTCATATCCTGCCCTGGCGCGCTCGTCATCTCCACGCCGATAGCGGTGGTGTCAGGGATAGGGAACGCCGCGGGGCACGGGATATTAATCAAAGGTGGCGCACATCTGGAGCGGGCGGGGCGAATAAGCATTGTGGCGCTCGATAAGACGGGCACGCTGACAAGAGGGGAGCTTGAAGTGGTCAAAGTAAAGGCATTCGATGGCTCTCCGGAAGACGCCATTTTCAAGGCGGCAGTGGCTGAAAAGATGTCCGAGCACCACCTAGGGCGGGCCATCTTAAAAAAGGTTAAAAAAGGCGTCGTAGTGCCCGATCCGTCCGATTTTAAGGTGCTGCCTGGCAAAGGCGTCATGGCCACGTATGAAGGAAGAAAGCTCGTAGTGGGAAACCGCAGGCTCCTGTCTGAGAGCGTTTTCTCGCTTAGCGAGGAGCATGAGGCATACGTGAGGGATGAGGAAGAAAGCGGGAACACGGCCATATTCCTCATAGAAGATGGACGGCTCCTGGCCGTAATTTCGCTGGCAGATGCGATAAGGGAAGAAGCCTGGGGACTTGTCGCCAGGCTCAAGAAGGCAGGGATAAAGAAAGTGGTCATGCTCACCGGCGATAATGAGCGGACTGCCAGGGCAATCGCTGAAAAGCTGGGCATAGACGAATATCATGCTAGCCTGTTGCCGGAAGATAAGGTGGAGGCTATAAAGCAGCTTAAAAAGGAAGGCATTGTGGCCATGGTTGGCGATGGCATAAACGACGCGCCTGCGATGGCGGCCGCTGACATCGGCATAGCGATGGGCGCTGCTGGCACTGACGTGGCAATAGAGGCGGCGGACATAGCACTCATGGCAGATGACCTGAACAGGATAGGCTATGCTATAGGCCTGAGCAGGAAGACTCTTGGCATCATCATGGAGAACACGGCCTTCTCCATCCTGGTCGTACTATTGCTGGTGGCCGGAGTTCTCTTCAAGTCGGTCGTCCTGGCGTCGGGCATGTTCATCCATGAGGCAAGCATATTTATCGTCATTATTAACGGCATGAGGCTTTTAAGGTACGGCGAGGTGAAATTAAACGATGTTAAGTCGAGCGGTACCGCCGCCATACATAGATTTTATTACCAATGA
- the atwA gene encoding methyl coenzyme M reductase system, component A2 translates to MAAFIEVKDLSVKYGDKSVLKNVSLTIEEGEMVGIIGRSGAGKTILLHIIRGLDEDIPASGKVIFHTARCESCNFINPPSWNGKKCPKCGGTMKPWSVDILDADDDAKRLISRRVAIMIQRTFALYGDDSVIENVMKALKDINYPEGNLINRAADLIDQVKLSHRMMHIARDLSGGEKQRVVLARQLAKEPMMLLADEPTGTLDPKTAKIVHQSIKQAAKDYNMTALITSHFHDVIEELATRAVLLEDGVIKMVGKPEDVITEFMKFQKAVEKKEHAAGEPIVRVNNLQKIYFSVDRGVIKAVNGVSFEVMEGEIFGIVGVSGAGKTSLSNIITGNLEDASGVVEVRIGDDWINMLEPGYYARGRAKQYIGLLHQEYDLYPHRTVVDNLTDAIGLEFPAELAERKAIHTLQIAGFSEEKSKEILSKYPHELSEGERHRVALAQVLIREPRLVVLDEPTGTMDPITKRDVASSILSSREEINETFIIVSHDMEFVRMVCDRAMLMRAGKIVDIGNVDAVLAKVTEQEREIMAKGP, encoded by the coding sequence GTGGCTGCATTTATTGAAGTCAAGGATTTGAGCGTGAAATACGGGGATAAGAGCGTTTTAAAGAACGTGAGCCTGACGATCGAAGAGGGCGAGATGGTAGGCATCATAGGGAGGAGCGGTGCCGGCAAGACCATACTTCTACATATCATAAGAGGCCTGGATGAGGACATCCCCGCATCAGGAAAGGTTATTTTTCATACGGCCCGGTGCGAGTCCTGCAACTTCATAAACCCTCCGTCATGGAATGGCAAGAAATGCCCCAAGTGTGGCGGCACGATGAAGCCCTGGAGCGTCGATATCCTGGATGCCGACGATGACGCGAAGCGCCTGATATCCCGCCGGGTTGCCATTATGATACAGCGCACTTTCGCCCTGTATGGCGACGACAGCGTCATCGAGAACGTGATGAAGGCGCTCAAAGACATCAACTATCCAGAGGGCAACCTCATAAACCGCGCGGCAGACCTCATCGACCAGGTCAAGCTCTCGCATCGCATGATGCACATAGCGAGGGACCTGTCTGGTGGAGAAAAGCAGAGGGTCGTGCTCGCCAGGCAGCTAGCAAAAGAGCCGATGATGCTTCTGGCCGACGAGCCTACGGGCACGCTTGACCCCAAGACAGCAAAGATCGTGCACCAGAGCATAAAGCAGGCGGCAAAGGACTATAACATGACCGCCTTGATCACCTCGCACTTTCACGACGTGATAGAGGAGCTTGCCACAAGGGCGGTCCTGCTCGAGGATGGCGTCATCAAGATGGTGGGCAAGCCCGAGGACGTGATCACGGAGTTCATGAAGTTCCAGAAGGCCGTCGAAAAGAAGGAGCACGCCGCGGGCGAGCCCATAGTAAGGGTGAATAATCTCCAGAAGATCTACTTCTCGGTGGACCGGGGCGTCATTAAGGCCGTAAACGGCGTCTCATTCGAGGTAATGGAAGGGGAAATATTTGGCATCGTCGGCGTTAGCGGCGCAGGGAAGACGTCCCTTTCAAATATCATCACAGGCAACCTTGAGGATGCGAGCGGAGTCGTCGAGGTACGCATCGGCGACGACTGGATAAACATGCTGGAGCCAGGCTACTATGCGAGGGGAAGGGCGAAACAGTATATAGGGCTGCTGCATCAGGAGTATGACCTGTATCCCCACCGGACAGTGGTCGATAACCTGACCGACGCAATAGGCCTGGAATTCCCGGCAGAGCTGGCCGAGCGCAAGGCCATCCACACGCTGCAGATAGCGGGGTTCAGCGAGGAAAAGAGCAAAGAGATTTTATCCAAGTATCCGCACGAGCTATCAGAAGGGGAGCGCCACAGGGTAGCACTGGCGCAGGTCCTCATCAGGGAGCCCCGCCTCGTAGTGCTCGACGAGCCCACTGGCACCATGGATCCCATAACGAAGAGAGACGTGGCGAGTTCCATCTTATCCTCCCGCGAGGAGATAAACGAGACCTTCATAATCGTATCGCATGACATGGAGTTCGTGCGCATGGTATGCGACCGCGCCATGCTCATGAGGGCGGGCAAAATCGTGGACATCGGAAACGTGGATGCCGTCCTGGCAAAGGTGACCGAGCAGGAACGCGAGATAATGGCCAAGGGGCCGTAA
- a CDS encoding methanogenesis marker 5 protein, giving the protein MKIFIYPANSLILSDLVERFGHQPLAIMKEIRKKVTDPGLDSPPLNMTPDDAKKGLKYAAIEIPSGVRGRMALMDPLIEQAEAAIIVEDADYMFGCMGCARTNELLKYVIRNKGIPVLELKYPKNENEAKNFVLYVKEFLDKLKVSEAGVELTPEPKQEVRR; this is encoded by the coding sequence ATGAAAATATTCATATACCCCGCTAATAGCCTGATACTCTCAGACCTTGTGGAGAGGTTTGGGCACCAGCCTCTGGCCATCATGAAAGAGATACGCAAAAAGGTGACGGACCCTGGCCTGGATTCGCCGCCATTGAACATGACGCCCGACGATGCCAAGAAAGGCTTGAAGTACGCGGCCATAGAGATACCGTCCGGGGTGCGGGGCCGGATGGCGCTCATGGATCCGCTTATTGAGCAGGCGGAGGCCGCCATCATCGTGGAGGATGCAGACTACATGTTTGGCTGTATGGGTTGTGCCCGTACAAACGAGCTTTTAAAGTATGTTATCAGGAACAAAGGGATACCCGTTCTCGAGCTAAAGTATCCGAAGAATGAGAACGAGGCTAAGAATTTTGTTTTATATGTGAAGGAATTTTTGGATAAGCTAAAAGTTAGCGAGGCCGGTGTGGAGCTTACGCCCGAGCCGAAGCAGGAGGTAAGGCGATGA